One window of the Zea mays cultivar B73 chromosome 3, Zm-B73-REFERENCE-NAM-5.0, whole genome shotgun sequence genome contains the following:
- the LOC100286050 gene encoding fructose-bisphosphate aldolase (The RefSeq protein has 2 substitutions compared to this genomic sequence) — translation MAMATAKLNSPATSLVAGGLTRRSAPARCTTVIRAAAGSYSDELISTAKSVASPGRGILAIDESNATCGKRLSSIGLDNTEVNRQAYRQLLLTTAGLGEYISGAILFEETLYQSTTDGKKFVDCLKDQNIMPGIKVDKGLVPLPGSNNESWCQGLDGLASRCAEYYKQGARFAKWRTVVSIPCGPSALAVKEAAWGLARYAAIAQDNGLVPIVEPEILLDGDHGIEGALEVAEKVWSEVFFYLAENNVLFEGILLKPSMVTPGAEHKEKASPEAIAKYTLTMLRRRVPPAVPGIMFLSGGQSEVEATLNLNAMNQSLNPWHVSFSYVRALQNSVLKTWQGRPENVEAAQKALLVRAKANSLAQLGRYTGEGESDDAKKGMFQKGYTY, via the exons ATGGCTATGGCGACGGCGAAGCTGAACTCCCCGGCTACCAGCTTGGTCGCTGGCGGCCGCACGCGCCGATCTGCGCCCGCCCGCTGCACGACGGTGATCCGCGCCGCCGCAGGCTCCTACTCGGACGAGCTCATCTCCACCGCG AAATCTGTTGCTTCCCCTGGGCGTGGTATTCTGGCAATTGATGAGTCAAATGCAACATGTGGAAAGAGGTTATCATCTATTGGTTTGGACAACACAGAAGTGAACCGCCAGGCTTACAGGCAGCTTTTGCTGACAACTGCTGGTCTTGGTGAATATATTTCTGGCGCTATTCTTTTCGAGGAGACCCTTTATCAATCAACTACAGACGGCAAGAAGTTTGTTGACTGCTTGAAGGATCAGAATATCATGCCTGGCATCAAGGTTGACAAG GGTTTGGTTCCATTGCCTGGATCCAACAATGAATCATGGTGCCAAGGTCTTGATGGTTTGGCTTCAAGGTGTGCTGAGTACTATAAGCAGGGGGCGCGCTTCGCAAAGTG GAGGACTGTTGTTAGCATCCCTTGTGGTCCATCTGCATTAGCAGTCAAGGAAGCAGCATGGGGACTTGCTCGATATGCTGCTATTGCTCAG gATAATGGTTTAGTGCCAATTGTGGAGCCAGAGATTCTTCTTGATGGAGACCATGGGATCGAGGGAGCTCTTGAGGTGGCAGAGAAAGTGTGGTCTGAGGTGTTTTTCTACTTAGCCGAGAACAATGTTCTGTTTGAGGGTATCCTGCTGAAGCCTAGCATGGTCACCCCTGGAGCTGAGCACAAGGAGAAGGCTTCTCCAGAAGCCATTGCAAAGTACACGCTAACAATGCTCAGAAGGAGAGTACCTCCCGCTGTTCCTGGAATCATG TTCCTTTCTGGTGGACAGTCCGAGGTGGAGGCAACTCTGAACCTGAATGCAATGAACCAGTCTCTGAACCCATGGCATGTGTCGTTCTCCTATGCCCGGGCTCTGCAGAACTCGGTGCTGAAGACATGGCAAGGGCGCCCTGAGAACGTGGAGGCAGCGCAGAAGGCCCTGCTGGTGCGCGCAAAGGCCAACTCGCTGGCCCAGCTCGGTCGCTACACTGGTGAGGGCGAGAGCGATGATGCCAAGAAAGGCATGTTCCAGAAGGGCTACACCTACTAA